The sequence GACAATAAATTTAAAGTCCTCTACAACACTAAAGAACCGGGAAGCTTAGTGTTAGTATCAGGTTACAATCCTACTTATTTAAGTAATACCATCACACTCAATTCAGATGTTATTGCGCGAGGCAGCGAAGACCAAGCATATGCTTACGGTGATCCATTCTCGTTTACAAAAGAAATTCATGGAACACTTCCTGCTTACAAAACAAATTATGAAATTGAATTAGCACTACCCGATCCGGCATTGTTATGCGCAGAAAATCTCTTTACATCCCTCACCCAGTCCGGCATAAAATGCCAAGCAGGTTCGGCACGCTCGAATTATAAAAAAATGGAAGTCCAAAATCCACGCAAACTTGTTTATACGCATAGCTCTCCAACACTTGACCGCATCGTTTATTTCACTAATATAACAAGTAACAATCTTTACTGTGAAACGCTTCTGAAAACACTTGGTAAGGGGCGATCGGATGCAGGATTAAAAGCCGTAAAAAAATATTGGTTACAACGCGGGCTCGATTCAAATGAAATCTATCTCGAGGATGCCAGCGGGCTTTCCCGAATAAATGCTATCACTCCGCATTATCAAGCAAGCCTTCTTTCAAAAGTTTATAAAGACAGTACACTTTACAAACACTTTAATGCGTCGTTGCCTGTAGCCGGCAAACAAGGCAGCATGAGTAGTCTGGGTAAGGGTAAATTTATCGAAGGGAATATGCGCGCGAAGACAGGTTATCTCACGCGCGCGCGCGCCTACTGCGGCTATGTAAAAACAAAATCCGGAAAAGAGCTGGCATTTTCAGTGATCTTCAATAATTATAATTGTTCGGCCCGTGAGGCAAAATTAAAAATGGAAAAATTTTTGGTAGCATTAGCTGAACTTTAGACGAGAAGAATGCGATTTCTCATCCACTTCAAAATATATTAACTTTACAAAAAAGTTTAAACCGTGAGTTACTTAATAAAAAAAGCCACCCTTGTAAACGAAGACGAAATAGGGGTTTACGATGTTTTAGTTGAAGGGCAAATCATTACCCGTATCGACAGAGAAATAGAAAACACCGGAAATTTTAAGGAAATAAATGCAGAAGGGTTGTTATTACTACCCGGTGCCATCGATGACCAGGTGCATTTTCGCGAACCCGGTTTAACGCATAAAGGCGAAATTTACACAGAAGCAAAAGCAGCTGTAGCTGGAGGTGTAACTTCGTATATGGAAATGCCTAATACCGTACCTCAGGCCACAACTATTGAAGAGTTGGAAAAAAAATACACACGCGCCGCTCAGTGTTCCCTTGCAAATTATTCTTTTTTCATGGGCGGTACCAATCATAATCTGGAGGAAGCGTTAAAAGTTGATTATTCTAAAGTATGTGGGTTAAAAATCTTTATGGGTTCTTCCACCGGCGATATGCTTGTGGATCATCAACCGGTACTCGAAGGATTTTTCTCAAAAATAAAAGCGCTTATAGCTACGCATTGTGAATTTGATCCGATGATCAAAGAAAACCAGGCACGCATCGTGGCAGAGTACGGAGAGGATATACCTGCGTATTTTCATCCGGTGATCCGCAATGATGAAGCTTGTTACAAATCTTCCTCCATGGC is a genomic window of Sphingobacteriaceae bacterium containing:
- the dacB gene encoding D-alanyl-D-alanine carboxypeptidase/D-alanyl-D-alanine-endopeptidase — protein: MTCLFLLVCTSAGLAQLNLISEEWKKDPDLKGASIGFCVMNAATSEILAEFNSTQLLTPASTLKIVTTAAALDLLGSSYHYDTQLYYTGDFDKTTGVLNGDIIIAGSGDPTLQSDNFTKDNSLVTDKWAKILKSKGLKEIKGTIIGDASYFERKIPSNWIWEDISNYFGAVPCGLSYNDNKFKVLYNTKEPGSLVLVSGYNPTYLSNTITLNSDVIARGSEDQAYAYGDPFSFTKEIHGTLPAYKTNYEIELALPDPALLCAENLFTSLTQSGIKCQAGSARSNYKKMEVQNPRKLVYTHSSPTLDRIVYFTNITSNNLYCETLLKTLGKGRSDAGLKAVKKYWLQRGLDSNEIYLEDASGLSRINAITPHYQASLLSKVYKDSTLYKHFNASLPVAGKQGSMSSLGKGKFIEGNMRAKTGYLTRARAYCGYVKTKSGKELAFSVIFNNYNCSAREAKLKMEKFLVALAEL